From a region of the Armatimonas rosea genome:
- a CDS encoding peptidase domain-containing ABC transporter, with translation MASSHHHHPTPTARLLTLLSEDKSDLGVLCVYTVVTGLLGLAMPLAVQSLVNSVAASTVQPLVVLSLLVLLGLLAAGWLSLLQLSLVETLQQRLFARSALKIARNLIHSTSRALYGTYAPELANRFFDILTIQKSLAKILLDGLAAALQAVVGLIILAFYDKSGLLLGFDVLVLLTVGFVIFPLGINGLRTSLAESAEKYHLAGWLEELARCQRSFKLHSNPDFLLSHAENHVSAWLRERRRHFAVTFRQEAGSQLFSALATAGVLAIGGYLVVQRELTLGQLIAAQLIVANIVKATDKLLRQAETLYDLLTGLDKTGYLTDLETEREGGHEIPSSATGGAQVVLRDVHFTYPGGREVLSGLNLSLEPGERISLVGASGAGKSTLAALLGGLEEPSFGLLEINGVELRGASLSRLRELVNVMSDEDAIFEGTIEENIRMGRPGISAEQVRWAIELAQCTTEIAALPEGLQTRLVPGGGNLSRGQAQRLLIARAIVDRPELLIFDEAFTGLDENTTLAILDGLFAPENPWTIIDISHEGPVVTRASTVYVLAEGKIVESGSPQALAATPSSEFARLFPLLSRMLQGASR, from the coding sequence ATGGCAAGCTCCCACCACCACCACCCCACCCCCACCGCACGCCTGCTCACCCTCCTCAGCGAGGACAAGAGCGACCTGGGCGTCCTCTGTGTCTACACCGTTGTCACCGGCCTCCTCGGGCTGGCGATGCCCCTGGCGGTCCAGTCGCTGGTCAACTCCGTGGCGGCCAGTACGGTCCAGCCGCTGGTCGTGCTCTCGCTCCTGGTGCTACTAGGTCTGCTCGCGGCGGGCTGGCTCTCGCTCTTGCAGCTCTCGCTGGTCGAGACGCTCCAGCAGCGGCTCTTTGCCCGCTCGGCCCTGAAGATCGCACGCAACCTGATCCACAGCACATCGCGCGCCCTCTACGGCACCTACGCCCCCGAGCTGGCCAACCGCTTCTTCGATATCCTGACGATCCAAAAATCGCTGGCGAAGATCCTCCTCGACGGCCTCGCGGCGGCGCTTCAGGCCGTGGTGGGGCTGATCATCCTGGCCTTCTACGACAAGAGCGGCCTGCTGCTGGGCTTTGATGTCTTGGTCTTGCTGACGGTGGGGTTTGTGATCTTCCCGCTGGGGATCAACGGGCTCCGCACGAGCCTGGCAGAGTCGGCGGAGAAGTACCACCTGGCGGGCTGGCTGGAGGAGCTGGCGCGCTGCCAGCGAAGCTTCAAGCTCCACAGCAACCCCGATTTCCTGCTCTCTCACGCTGAAAACCATGTCTCGGCCTGGCTTCGGGAGCGACGTCGGCACTTTGCGGTGACCTTCCGGCAAGAGGCGGGAAGCCAGCTCTTCTCGGCGCTGGCCACGGCGGGGGTGCTGGCCATCGGGGGCTACCTGGTGGTGCAGCGCGAGCTCACCCTGGGGCAGCTGATCGCCGCACAGCTCATTGTCGCCAATATTGTCAAGGCCACCGACAAGCTCCTGCGCCAGGCCGAGACCCTCTACGACTTGCTCACGGGCCTCGATAAGACCGGCTACCTCACCGACCTGGAGACCGAGCGCGAGGGCGGGCACGAGATTCCCTCCTCCGCAACCGGCGGCGCACAGGTGGTCCTGCGTGATGTGCACTTTACCTACCCCGGTGGCCGTGAGGTGCTATCCGGGCTCAACCTGAGCCTGGAGCCCGGTGAGCGTATCAGCCTGGTCGGGGCGAGCGGGGCGGGCAAGTCCACCCTCGCGGCGCTCCTCGGCGGGCTAGAGGAACCCTCGTTCGGCCTGCTGGAGATCAATGGGGTCGAGCTTCGGGGGGCATCGCTGAGCCGACTGCGTGAGCTGGTGAACGTGATGTCCGACGAAGACGCGATCTTCGAGGGGACGATCGAGGAGAACATTCGGATGGGGCGGCCCGGCATCTCGGCGGAGCAGGTGCGCTGGGCGATCGAGCTGGCGCAGTGCACCACGGAGATCGCCGCGCTCCCTGAGGGCCTCCAGACACGGCTCGTCCCCGGCGGTGGCAACCTCTCCCGCGGCCAGGCGCAGCGCCTGCTGATCGCCCGTGCCATTGTGGACAGGCCCGAGCTGCTCATCTTCGACGAGGCCTTCACGGGACTGGATGAGAACACCACGCTCGCGATTCTCGATGGCCTCTTTGCCCCCGAGAACCCCTGGACCATTATCGACATCTCCCACGAGGGGCCCGTGGTGACTCGCGCTAGCACGGTCTACGTTCTTGCAGAGGGCAAGATTGTGGAGAGCGGGAGCCCGCAGGCGCTCGCCGCGACACCCAGCAGTGAGTTCGCCCGTCTCTTCCCTCTGCTCAGCCGCATGCTACAAGGAGCCTCGCGATGA
- a CDS encoding HlyD family secretion protein, giving the protein MTASSSHSQQELAQRTKRLVPTRPGKRRIVVTLLVTITLLAAVLKLTPFQQTVIGNGKVGVFTVMDRPQTIDAQIGGRLVLWKVQEGQTVQKGQLLAEIEDTESRFLSQRRTALLDQQLAAQRLRKAEGERRIAEIEAQLGSLESSRGAQIPAASERQGQARNRLAVARQNVIVAQKALDATKQVATKQAEQRIAQATQRVAQAKDRLRQAEQTVEADKVSVDVNRIQRDRLADLLKDGLRSQREFELADQAFVAAEVKLKQSKLAVEIAQKEILNAEADLKFAKATGIQADIDVQRATAQVVSARETLASAQRDVTVFGFEQSRVDADTSATLSRERANLQQVKESLAAISDSIAKAELERENMQARVAQQKIYAPMTGRVSRIGKTVGPGQTVKKDDELLEIVPETQDQAVELVLTGFDAPLVTVGRKARLQFNGFPAVQIQGFPQAAVGTFAGVVTNMDPTDDGSGRVRVWIQPDTEAIAAGKESPWPSSARLRPGIDTIGWVQLDTVPLWYELWRQFNAFPANYTDAAKPSGGKDGKDGKDKKAAKPFKDGDIKVPKR; this is encoded by the coding sequence ATGACCGCTTCGTCTTCTCACTCGCAGCAGGAGCTTGCCCAGCGCACCAAGCGCCTAGTGCCCACCCGGCCCGGTAAGCGCCGCATTGTTGTCACTCTGCTGGTGACCATCACCCTGCTCGCGGCGGTACTCAAGCTCACGCCCTTCCAGCAGACCGTGATCGGCAATGGAAAAGTGGGGGTCTTCACTGTCATGGACCGCCCCCAGACCATCGATGCCCAGATCGGAGGGCGGCTGGTGCTGTGGAAGGTGCAGGAGGGGCAGACCGTCCAGAAAGGCCAGCTCCTCGCCGAGATCGAGGACACGGAGTCCCGGTTTCTCTCCCAGCGGCGCACGGCACTCCTAGACCAGCAGCTCGCGGCCCAGCGCCTGCGCAAGGCCGAGGGCGAGCGCCGGATCGCGGAGATCGAGGCGCAGCTCGGATCACTGGAGAGCTCACGTGGGGCGCAGATCCCCGCGGCGTCGGAGCGCCAAGGGCAGGCCAGAAACCGCCTCGCGGTCGCCCGGCAGAATGTGATCGTCGCCCAGAAAGCCCTGGATGCCACCAAGCAGGTCGCGACAAAACAAGCCGAGCAACGGATCGCACAGGCAACCCAGCGTGTCGCGCAGGCCAAAGACCGCCTGCGCCAGGCCGAGCAGACGGTCGAGGCCGATAAGGTCTCCGTCGATGTCAACCGCATCCAGCGCGACCGCCTCGCGGACCTGCTCAAAGACGGCCTGCGCTCCCAGCGGGAGTTCGAGCTCGCCGACCAAGCCTTTGTGGCGGCCGAGGTGAAGCTCAAGCAGTCCAAGCTCGCGGTGGAGATCGCCCAGAAAGAGATTCTTAATGCGGAGGCTGACCTGAAGTTTGCCAAGGCCACCGGCATCCAGGCCGATATCGACGTGCAGCGCGCCACCGCACAGGTTGTCTCCGCCCGGGAGACACTCGCCTCGGCGCAGCGCGATGTGACGGTCTTTGGCTTTGAGCAGTCCCGCGTGGACGCGGACACGTCGGCGACCCTCTCCCGCGAGCGTGCCAACCTCCAGCAGGTCAAGGAGAGCCTCGCCGCAATCAGCGACAGTATCGCCAAGGCGGAGCTGGAGCGGGAAAACATGCAGGCGCGTGTCGCTCAGCAGAAGATCTACGCCCCGATGACCGGCCGCGTCTCCCGCATCGGTAAGACCGTCGGGCCGGGACAGACCGTCAAGAAAGACGATGAGCTCTTGGAGATTGTGCCGGAGACGCAAGACCAAGCGGTCGAGCTGGTGCTCACCGGCTTCGATGCGCCGCTGGTGACAGTCGGGCGCAAGGCGCGGCTCCAGTTCAATGGCTTCCCCGCCGTGCAGATTCAGGGCTTCCCCCAGGCAGCAGTCGGAACCTTTGCGGGTGTCGTGACCAACATGGACCCCACCGACGATGGCTCGGGACGCGTACGGGTCTGGATTCAGCCGGACACCGAGGCCATCGCAGCGGGCAAAGAATCCCCCTGGCCGTCGTCGGCGCGGCTACGCCCCGGGATCGACACCATTGGCTGGGTCCAGCTCGATACCGTCCCGCTCTGGTACGAGCTCTGGCGGCAGTTCAATGCCTTCCCCGCCAACTACACCGATGCCGCCAAGCCCTCCGGGGGCAAGGATGGTAAAGACGGCAAGGACAAGAAAGCCGCCAAGCCCTTCAAGGACGGCGACATCAAGGTTCCGAAGCGCTAG
- a CDS encoding TolC family protein — MLLALVTAAQPPTLSLDQFLAQVEQRFPKLIGAEAERLAVSAKRQAKEGAFDPQLSLGTESLRYNSASSRGKAAAGASNELGVEVATPYGLKLAAGRTWNAGSVKSPSSATGSDGSYFLYARYPLARGGGINEKAAGLSQARLAEPAATVSVAGLRQSTLLEAAQAYFDWAGAVQKLQVAQKLLDVGVFRATGLKKELEKGLQAAITITEAEAEVERRRANQIKAQRDVEKAALKLSKFAWDGSDPRSLAPTALELPTPLAPQALPEALARAQEQRPELKLVALQTESVRIDGRLAQNDLKPSVDLVFSPGTDLGDKGVGGTYKFGVTASIPLYQNDAKGRREEARQKEQKLTREAELLQRTIELEVRDATSALQRAHERFVAAQERYEKTKKVEEGELKLFQAGLGTLFLVNQREQATAEAASLVIDIQVEYAQAQAAFRAAQMGF, encoded by the coding sequence ATGCTACTTGCTCTTGTGACGGCTGCCCAGCCCCCAACTCTCTCCCTCGATCAGTTTCTCGCGCAGGTGGAGCAGCGCTTTCCCAAGCTCATCGGCGCGGAGGCGGAGCGCCTCGCGGTCTCGGCGAAGCGCCAGGCCAAGGAAGGGGCGTTCGATCCCCAGCTCAGCCTTGGCACGGAGTCGCTGCGCTACAACAGTGCGTCGTCGCGCGGGAAGGCCGCTGCGGGTGCCAGCAACGAGCTCGGTGTCGAGGTGGCGACTCCCTACGGCCTGAAGCTGGCGGCGGGCCGAACCTGGAACGCGGGCTCCGTGAAGTCCCCCAGCTCGGCGACCGGCAGCGACGGTAGCTACTTTCTCTATGCGCGCTACCCGCTGGCGCGGGGCGGTGGGATCAACGAGAAGGCGGCGGGCCTCTCCCAGGCACGCCTCGCCGAGCCCGCCGCGACCGTGAGTGTCGCCGGACTCCGCCAGAGCACGCTCCTGGAGGCCGCCCAGGCCTACTTCGACTGGGCAGGCGCGGTGCAGAAGCTCCAGGTCGCCCAGAAGCTCCTCGATGTTGGGGTGTTCCGCGCCACCGGGCTCAAGAAGGAGCTGGAGAAGGGCCTCCAAGCCGCGATCACGATCACCGAGGCGGAGGCGGAGGTCGAGCGGCGGCGCGCCAACCAGATCAAGGCCCAGCGCGATGTGGAGAAAGCGGCGCTCAAGCTGAGCAAGTTCGCCTGGGACGGCTCCGATCCCCGCAGCCTGGCTCCCACGGCTCTTGAGCTCCCCACGCCCCTTGCGCCCCAAGCCCTCCCCGAGGCGCTCGCCCGTGCCCAGGAGCAGCGCCCCGAGCTCAAGCTGGTCGCCCTACAGACCGAGAGCGTCCGTATCGACGGCCGCCTGGCCCAGAACGACCTGAAACCATCGGTGGATCTTGTCTTCTCCCCTGGCACGGACCTCGGCGACAAGGGCGTGGGCGGGACGTATAAGTTCGGGGTCACCGCCTCGATCCCGCTCTACCAAAACGATGCGAAAGGCCGCCGGGAAGAGGCGCGGCAGAAAGAGCAAAAGCTCACCCGTGAGGCCGAGCTGCTCCAGCGGACGATCGAGCTCGAGGTCCGCGATGCCACCAGCGCCCTCCAGCGTGCCCATGAGCGCTTTGTCGCGGCCCAGGAGCGGTACGAAAAAACCAAGAAGGTCGAAGAGGGCGAGCTCAAGCTCTTTCAGGCGGGCCTTGGGACGCTCTTTCTGGTCAACCAGCGTGAGCAAGCAACCGCGGAGGCCGCGAGCCTCGTGATCGATATCCAGGTCGAGTACGCCCAGGCACAAGCCGCTTTCCGCGCCGCGCAGATGGGATTTTAA